Proteins co-encoded in one Prescottella sp. R16 genomic window:
- a CDS encoding S9 family peptidase, with product MADTEITFTTGAVTMHGSLRLPAGSGPDAPAPAVLLLAGSGPTDRNGDSALLPGSIGTLEFLADLLEKRGFASLRYDKLGSGTTGLGPYDPEDIGELGFSVFTEGARAALTFLSDRAAIDPQRVYVVGHSEGALIALALAGAGANVAGVGLLEPLAVRLLDLLTTQIDRQLTAVVAGGQLPLELADALRLALAGAVESLRTDATLSEDLPEPLRAAGLIPANARTLAEEDALDPRELAGRLPAGMPVVTSCSVKDIQLDCADVDALDAALAHTALTPIRMTTANHVLKEIGDAPSTGADYIQALPWSAEFTAGFEGWLDTL from the coding sequence ATGGCCGATACCGAGATCACGTTCACCACGGGTGCCGTCACCATGCACGGCAGCCTCCGACTTCCGGCCGGCTCCGGCCCCGACGCACCGGCCCCGGCGGTGCTGCTGCTCGCGGGCAGCGGGCCCACCGACCGCAACGGCGACAGCGCCCTGCTGCCCGGCAGCATCGGCACCCTCGAGTTCCTGGCGGACCTGCTCGAGAAGCGCGGGTTCGCGAGCCTGCGCTACGACAAGCTGGGCAGCGGCACGACCGGTCTGGGCCCGTACGACCCGGAAGACATCGGCGAGCTGGGGTTCTCGGTGTTCACCGAGGGGGCGCGGGCAGCACTGACCTTCCTGTCGGATCGGGCCGCGATCGATCCGCAGCGGGTGTACGTCGTCGGGCACAGCGAGGGCGCGCTCATCGCGCTCGCCCTGGCCGGGGCCGGCGCGAACGTTGCGGGGGTCGGGCTGCTCGAGCCGCTCGCCGTCCGACTCCTCGACCTGCTCACGACACAGATCGACCGGCAACTCACCGCGGTCGTGGCCGGCGGGCAGCTGCCTCTCGAACTGGCCGACGCGCTGCGGTTGGCGCTCGCGGGGGCCGTCGAATCGCTGCGCACCGATGCGACCCTCTCCGAGGACCTGCCGGAGCCGCTGCGGGCGGCGGGGCTGATCCCGGCCAATGCCCGCACCCTCGCCGAGGAGGACGCCCTGGATCCTCGGGAACTCGCGGGTCGGCTGCCGGCCGGGATGCCGGTGGTGACGAGCTGTTCCGTCAAGGACATCCAGCTCGACTGCGCCGACGTCGACGCGCTCGACGCCGCCCTCGCCCACACCGCGCTCACCCCGATCCGGATGACGACCGCGAACCACGTGCTCAAGGAAATCGGTGACGCCCCGTCCACGGGCGCCGACTACATCCAGGCATTGCCGTGGTCGGCCGAGTTCACAGCCGGTTTCGAGGGCTGGCTCGACACACTCTGA
- a CDS encoding AEC family transporter, which produces MSGVVAGFTVIFVVIAVGFFLGRSGTLGEHGQFVLSRLVFFVATPALLFDTLAGSDLSVVFSPTLVVAAATAFAVAGIYLAVAALWLRRPLPELTIGALASSYVNSANLGIPIAVFVLGDASFVAPLLLFQIMIFSPIALTVLDISTMRRDASLFETVTTPFKNPIVLAGAAGLAVAVSGWQPPEALMQPFALLGNASVPGALLAFGLSLYGVRVLEKGASPRRDVALASILKIVVQPVLGYLMARFVLGLDGHDLFAIVVVSCLPTAQNVFVYASRYQRGTVLARDAALVTTLGSIPVIALVAAVLA; this is translated from the coding sequence GTGTCGGGTGTGGTCGCGGGTTTCACCGTCATCTTCGTCGTCATCGCGGTCGGGTTCTTCCTCGGCCGCAGCGGCACTCTCGGCGAGCACGGCCAGTTCGTACTCAGTCGTCTGGTGTTCTTCGTGGCGACACCGGCACTGCTGTTCGACACCCTCGCCGGATCCGACCTGTCGGTCGTCTTCTCACCCACTCTCGTCGTCGCCGCGGCCACCGCGTTCGCTGTCGCCGGCATCTATCTGGCGGTCGCCGCCCTGTGGTTGCGCCGCCCCCTGCCGGAACTGACCATCGGCGCGCTCGCGTCGTCGTACGTGAACTCGGCGAACCTGGGCATTCCGATCGCGGTGTTCGTACTCGGGGACGCATCGTTCGTGGCGCCCCTGCTGCTGTTCCAGATCATGATCTTCTCGCCGATCGCCCTCACCGTCCTCGACATCAGCACGATGCGCCGGGACGCGTCGCTGTTCGAGACGGTCACGACCCCGTTCAAGAATCCGATCGTGCTGGCCGGTGCCGCGGGGCTGGCCGTGGCCGTGTCCGGGTGGCAGCCACCCGAGGCCCTCATGCAGCCGTTCGCCCTCCTCGGCAACGCCTCGGTTCCGGGTGCCCTGCTCGCGTTCGGGCTGTCGCTGTACGGCGTCCGGGTCCTCGAGAAGGGGGCGAGCCCGCGCCGCGACGTCGCACTCGCCTCGATCCTCAAGATCGTGGTGCAGCCGGTCCTCGGATATCTCATGGCCCGGTTCGTCCTCGGCCTCGACGGCCACGACCTGTTCGCGATCGTCGTCGTCTCGTGTCTGCCGACCGCCCAGAACGTGTTCGTGTACGCCAGTCGCTACCAGCGGGGCACCGTTCTCGCCCGCGATGCCGCACTCGTCACGACCCTCGGCTCGATCCCCGTGATCGCACTGGTGGCGGCGGTGCTGGCGTGA
- the rpsR gene encoding 30S ribosomal protein S18, with translation MAVKRAPSRKARSEQGRKPKKNPLIAAGIETVDYKDVNLLRTFISDRGKIRSRRVTGLTPQQQRQVAIAVKNAREMALLPYVAGK, from the coding sequence ATGGCAGTCAAGAGGGCACCGTCGCGGAAGGCACGCAGCGAACAGGGCCGTAAGCCCAAGAAGAACCCGCTGATCGCCGCCGGCATCGAGACCGTCGACTACAAGGACGTCAACCTGCTGCGCACGTTCATCTCGGACCGCGGCAAGATCCGCAGCCGCCGTGTGACAGGGCTGACGCCGCAGCAGCAGCGGCAGGTCGCCATCGCGGTCAAGAACGCCCGCGAGATGGCACTGCTGCCGTACGTCGCCGGCAAGTAG
- a CDS encoding response regulator transcription factor → MRILVVDDDRAVRESLRRSLSFNGYTVELAVDGVDALEKIASARPDAVVLDVMMPRLDGLEVCRRLRSTGDDLPILVLTARDSVSERVAGLDAGADDYLPKPFALEELLARLRALLRRAGPASGDDSEALQFEDLTLDPVTREVTRGTRSISLTRTEFALLEMLMANPRRVLSRSRILEEVWGYDFPTSGNALEVYVGYLRRKTEADGESRLIHTVRGVGYVLRETPP, encoded by the coding sequence ATGCGCATTTTGGTGGTCGACGACGATCGGGCGGTCCGCGAGTCGTTGCGGCGGTCGCTGAGCTTCAACGGTTACACCGTCGAACTGGCCGTCGACGGCGTCGACGCGCTCGAGAAGATCGCGTCGGCCCGCCCCGACGCGGTGGTGCTGGACGTGATGATGCCGCGCCTGGACGGGCTCGAGGTGTGTCGTCGGCTGCGCAGCACCGGCGACGATCTGCCGATCCTGGTGCTCACGGCGCGCGACTCGGTGTCCGAGCGGGTCGCCGGGCTCGACGCGGGTGCCGACGACTATCTGCCGAAACCGTTCGCGCTCGAGGAACTGCTCGCCCGGCTGCGGGCCCTGCTGCGCCGCGCCGGTCCCGCCTCGGGGGACGATTCCGAGGCGCTGCAGTTCGAGGACCTCACGTTGGATCCGGTGACGCGGGAGGTGACCCGCGGCACGCGGTCTATCAGCCTCACCCGCACCGAGTTCGCGCTGCTCGAGATGTTGATGGCGAATCCGCGCCGGGTGCTGTCCCGCAGCCGGATCCTCGAGGAGGTGTGGGGGTACGACTTCCCGACGTCCGGCAACGCGCTCGAGGTGTACGTCGGATACCTGCGCCGCAAGACCGAGGCCGACGGGGAATCGCGGCTGATCCACACCGTCCGCGGTGTCGGCTACGTGCTGCGCGAGACGCCCCCGTGA
- a CDS encoding HAMP domain-containing sensor histidine kinase: MRPPMPLTRSVSLRWRVMLLAASVVAIAVAVMAVAAYAVVSRALYADVDKQLQSRAAAIVNNDLITFDPRYIAGATLYTSDISVALIFPDLNKYIPPGSSVPIGPPELAVARGQRDFSLRTVEDNRVLAERTRDGSTIVLAQRLQPTEDVLDRLAWVLFVVGGCGVVLAAAAGTTVGRTGLRPIGRLTAAAERVARTDDLTPIPVTGHDELARLTISFNTMLRALAESRARQSRLVADAGHELKTPLTSLRTNMELLIASSRPGAPSIPDEDMADLRADVVAQIEELSTLVGDLVDLAREDAPETVFELVDVCDVVERSLEKARRRRNEIDFDAVTTPWYIYGDQAGLSRAVLNVLDNAAKWSPSGERVDVRMRQVGDRLLELTVDDAGPGIPVEERELVFERFYRATASRSMPGSGLGLAIVRQMVTKHGGTIAIETSPRGGALVRIVLPGESRPGKDTGN; the protein is encoded by the coding sequence ATGCGTCCGCCGATGCCGCTGACCCGGTCGGTGTCGCTGCGGTGGCGGGTGATGCTCCTCGCGGCGTCGGTGGTGGCGATCGCGGTCGCCGTCATGGCGGTGGCCGCGTACGCGGTCGTGTCGCGGGCGCTGTACGCGGACGTCGACAAGCAGTTGCAGTCGCGGGCCGCGGCGATCGTGAACAACGACCTGATCACCTTCGATCCCCGTTACATCGCGGGCGCGACGCTGTACACCAGCGACATCAGCGTGGCACTGATCTTCCCGGACCTGAACAAGTACATTCCGCCCGGTTCCTCGGTGCCGATCGGCCCGCCGGAACTGGCGGTCGCGCGGGGGCAGCGGGACTTCTCGCTGCGCACCGTCGAGGACAACCGGGTCCTGGCCGAACGCACCCGCGACGGCAGCACCATCGTCCTCGCGCAACGTCTGCAACCGACCGAGGACGTCCTCGACCGGCTGGCATGGGTGCTGTTCGTGGTCGGCGGCTGCGGTGTCGTGCTCGCCGCGGCCGCGGGCACGACCGTCGGCCGCACCGGTCTGCGGCCGATCGGCCGGCTGACCGCGGCCGCCGAACGCGTCGCCCGCACCGACGACCTCACCCCCATCCCCGTCACCGGGCACGACGAACTGGCCCGGCTCACCATCAGCTTCAACACGATGCTGCGGGCGCTGGCAGAGTCGCGGGCCCGGCAGAGCCGGCTGGTCGCGGATGCCGGACACGAACTGAAGACACCACTGACGTCGTTGCGCACCAACATGGAACTGCTCATCGCGTCGAGCCGCCCCGGCGCGCCGAGCATCCCCGACGAGGACATGGCCGACTTGCGGGCCGACGTCGTCGCGCAGATCGAGGAACTGTCCACGCTCGTCGGCGACCTCGTGGACCTGGCCCGCGAGGACGCCCCGGAGACGGTGTTCGAACTCGTCGACGTGTGCGACGTCGTCGAACGTTCCCTCGAGAAGGCGCGTCGTCGCCGCAACGAGATCGACTTCGACGCCGTCACCACTCCCTGGTACATCTACGGCGACCAGGCCGGGCTGTCGCGGGCGGTCCTCAACGTCCTCGACAATGCGGCGAAGTGGAGTCCGTCCGGGGAACGCGTCGACGTGCGGATGCGGCAGGTCGGCGATCGGCTGCTGGAACTGACGGTCGACGACGCCGGCCCCGGCATTCCCGTCGAGGAACGCGAGCTGGTGTTCGAACGCTTCTACCGGGCCACGGCGTCACGCTCGATGCCCGGATCCGGGTTGGGGCTCGCGATCGTCCGGCAGATGGTGACCAAGCACGGCGGCACGATCGCGATCGAGACGTCGCCGCGGGGCGGGGCTCTCGTCCGGATCGTGTTGCCCGGCGAATCCCGGCCCGGCAAGGACACGGGAAACTGA
- a CDS encoding S1C family serine protease encodes MTDDRNPHGGPDQGVPQDPWRYQQNPGHPQQPGYPQGYPQQPGYPTQGFPTGHQPTEQFTAVGAPPAPESQQPRRVGRTTIVAGAIALALVSGGIGGVVGSLATSDNGSGAAVTNALDAPKPPTSNVSTAPAGSIEAVAQKVVPSVVQIQVAGSRGQGEGSGVILSSDGLIMTNNHVVSGGGPDGKLMVAFSDGSTAPATLVGADPASDIAVVKVDGKTGLTPVELGNSDDVRVGEQVVAIGSPLGLAGTVTSGIVSALDRPVSTSGEEGNQNTVIDAIQTDAAINPGNSGGALVDMDGKLIGVNTAIATAGGQGGSIGLGFAIPVDQARRIADELAKTGKATQAVVGVQVSARDTTTGGATVVDVTPGGPADKAGIPKGAVITKVDDRIVTTGDSLIAAIRSHAPGDKVQVTYKDPSGATKTVEAQLAGQTQGGR; translated from the coding sequence ATGACCGACGACCGTAACCCGCACGGTGGCCCCGACCAGGGAGTTCCGCAGGACCCGTGGCGCTACCAGCAGAACCCGGGTCACCCGCAGCAGCCCGGCTACCCGCAGGGATATCCGCAGCAGCCCGGCTACCCGACGCAGGGTTTCCCGACCGGCCACCAGCCGACCGAGCAGTTCACCGCCGTCGGCGCCCCGCCGGCCCCCGAATCTCAGCAGCCGCGCCGGGTGGGTCGCACCACGATCGTCGCCGGCGCCATCGCCCTCGCCCTGGTCAGCGGCGGTATCGGCGGTGTCGTCGGCTCGCTGGCCACGTCGGACAACGGGAGCGGCGCGGCCGTGACGAACGCCCTCGACGCGCCGAAGCCGCCCACCAGTAACGTCTCGACCGCCCCGGCGGGATCGATCGAGGCGGTGGCCCAGAAGGTCGTGCCGAGCGTCGTGCAGATCCAGGTGGCCGGTTCCCGCGGGCAGGGTGAGGGATCCGGGGTGATCCTGTCGTCGGACGGCCTCATCATGACCAACAACCACGTCGTCTCCGGGGGCGGCCCCGACGGCAAGCTGATGGTGGCGTTCTCCGACGGCAGCACCGCACCCGCGACGCTCGTCGGCGCGGATCCGGCATCGGACATCGCCGTGGTCAAGGTCGACGGCAAGACGGGGCTCACGCCCGTCGAACTCGGGAACTCGGACGACGTCCGGGTCGGTGAGCAGGTCGTCGCGATCGGTTCCCCGCTCGGCCTCGCCGGGACCGTCACGTCGGGGATCGTCTCGGCGCTCGACCGCCCGGTGTCCACGAGCGGTGAGGAAGGCAACCAGAACACCGTCATCGACGCGATCCAGACCGACGCCGCGATCAACCCCGGCAACTCCGGCGGTGCACTCGTCGACATGGACGGCAAGCTCATCGGCGTCAACACCGCGATCGCGACGGCCGGCGGTCAGGGCGGCTCGATCGGACTCGGGTTCGCGATTCCCGTCGACCAGGCCCGCCGGATCGCGGACGAACTCGCCAAGACCGGCAAGGCCACCCAGGCCGTCGTCGGGGTGCAGGTGTCCGCGCGGGACACCACGACCGGCGGCGCCACCGTCGTCGACGTCACCCCGGGCGGCCCGGCCGACAAGGCCGGCATTCCCAAGGGGGCTGTGATCACGAAGGTCGACGACCGGATCGTCACGACCGGGGACTCGCTGATCGCCGCGATCCGCTCGCATGCCCCGGGCGACAAGGTGCAGGTGACGTACAAAGATCCGTCCGGCGCCACGAAGACCGTGGAGGCCCAGCTCGCCGGCCAGACGCAGGGCGGCCGTTGA
- a CDS encoding molybdenum cofactor biosynthesis protein B — translation MELEAPLAGRALVVVVDDRTAHGDTDSIGPLVTELLTEAGFLVDATVAVAADEVEIRNVLNTAVIGGVDLVISVGGTGVSPRDVTPDVTAEVLDRELPGISEALRSSGLAAGAVDAVVSRGLVGISGSTLVANLASSRAAVRDGMATLTPLASYVIGQLSSIDD, via the coding sequence ATGGAACTCGAAGCACCGTTGGCCGGGCGTGCACTCGTCGTCGTCGTCGACGATCGGACCGCGCACGGCGACACCGACTCGATCGGGCCGCTCGTGACCGAACTGCTCACGGAGGCCGGTTTCCTGGTGGACGCGACGGTCGCGGTGGCCGCGGACGAGGTGGAGATCCGCAACGTGCTCAACACCGCGGTGATCGGCGGTGTCGACCTGGTCATCTCGGTCGGCGGCACCGGCGTCTCCCCGCGGGACGTGACGCCGGACGTCACCGCCGAGGTCCTGGACCGGGAACTCCCGGGCATCAGCGAGGCCCTGCGGTCGTCGGGTCTCGCGGCGGGCGCGGTGGACGCGGTCGTCTCCCGCGGGCTCGTCGGTATCTCCGGCAGCACGCTGGTGGCGAATCTGGCGTCGTCGCGGGCCGCGGTACGCGACGGCATGGCCACGCTCACTCCGCTGGCGAGCTATGTCATCGGTCAGCTGTCGAGCATCGACGACTGA